CTGGATCTGGCTGCGGCCGCCCGCACACAAGCAGGCGCTGCTTCGCTGGGAGGGGGCGGCGCTGCTGGAGGCCGCGCTGGCGCAGGGCAAGGGCGCCATCCTGATGACGCCCCATCTGGGCTGCTTCGAGGTGATTCCGCAGGCGCAGATGGCGCATTTCGGGACGCAGCGCGGCCCCATGATGGCGCTGTACCGGCCGGCCAAGCGCGCCTGGTTCGACGCGCTGCTCAAGCAGGGGCGCTCGGCCTGCGGCCTGGAGCTGGCGCCCGCCAGCACCGGCGGCGTGCGCATGCTGCTCAAGGCGCTGAAGCAGGGGCGGGTGATCGGCATGCTGCCCGACCAGGTGCCGCCCGAGGGCCTGGGCGTGTGGGCGCCGTTCTTCGGCCGGCCGGCCTACACCATGACGCTGGCCTTGCGGCTGGCGCAGCAGACCGGGGCGCCGCTGCTGATGACCTGGGGCGAGCGGCTGCCGGGCGGGCGGGGCTACGTGATCCATGTCGAGCCGCTGGCGCTGCCGCTGGACCAGCCCGGCGAGGTGGCGGCCGCGGCCCTGAATGCGGCGATGGAGCAGCTCATTCTCAAGCGCCCTGACGCCTATCTGTGGGGCTACGCGCGCTACAAGCAGCCGCGCGAGGACGCCTGAGGAACCCGGCCGATGCTGTCCCACCTCGGAGTCCTGTTCATGCGCCTGCTCAGCGTGCTGCCGCTGGCCTGGGTGCGCGCGCTGGGCTGGCTGCTCGGCTGGGCCCTCTACCTGCTGGCGGTGCCGCGCCGCCGCGTGGTCCAGACCAATCTGGCGCTGTGCTTCCCGGCTTGGACCCCGCAGCGGCGCCAGGCGCTGGCGCGGCAGGTCTTCATCCACTTCGCCCAGGCCTGGCTGGACCGCAGCTGGCTCTGGCACGGCACCCCCGGGGCGGTGCGGCGCCGGCTGCACCTCACGGGCGCGCTGGAGGCGCTGCGGGGCGAGGCCCCCACGGTCATTTTCGCGCCGCATTTCGTGGGCCTGGACGCCGGCTGGACGGCGCTCACGCAGCAGCTGCCGCGCCGCTACACCACCATCTACACCGACCAGGCCAACAAGGTGCTCGACGCCTGGATCCTGGCCGGCCGGCAGCGCTTTGGCGGCGCCCGGCTGTTCGGCCGGGCCGACGGTGTCAAGGCCATCGTGGCGGCGCTGCGCGAGGGCGAGCCGCTGTACCTGCTGCCCGACATGAACTTCGGCCCCGAGGAATCGGTCTTCGTGCCGTTCTACGGGGTGAGCGCGGCCACCGTGCCCTCGCTCTCGCGCTTCGCCCGGCTGGGGCGCGCGCGCGTGGTGCCGGTGGTGACCCGCATGACGCCCACAGGCTACGAGGTGCAGGTGCTGGCGCCCTGGACCGATTTTCCGAGCGACGACCCGCAGGCCGACACCGCGCTGATGAACCAGCGCCTGCAGGGCTACATCGACGCCATGCCGGCCCAGTACTACTGGGTTCACAAGCGTTTCAAGTCGCGCCCGCCGGGCGAGCCGCCGGTGTACTGAAATTCAGGGTCAAATGGCCCGGATGTCCTCGTCAGGCGGTCATTGGATGCTATTGATTCTGTAGCAAAAAATCACCCAGCAGCCGCGCCACGAGCTGCGGCTGCTCGTGCACGATCCAGTGCGTGGCATGTTCCACTGTCCTGAGCGTGAGCCGGGGGATGTAGTCGTCGAGCCCGTCGATCAGCTCGGGCGGCAGCGCGATGTCGTCCAGCGCCCAGACCACCAGCGTGGGCAGGTCCACGGTCAGCATCTCGCGCGGCAGCGCGATGGCCGCGGCGCCCGGGTCGTCGCCGCGCGGCGGCCGCAGCGGCGAGGCGCGGTAGTAGTTGCAGCCGCCGGTCAGGCCGCTGGCGCTGTCGGCGCGCGGACCCCAGACCGCGCGGTACTGGTCCTTGACGTCGTCGGTGAGCCAGGCCGCGCCGCCGCCGTTGGTGAAGAACTCCCAGAGCCGGCGGAAATCGTGCTCGGCCAGCAACGCTTCCGCGTCGGGGCGGATCAGGAAGTTCATGTAGGCGCTGGCGGCCCGCTGCTTCGGGCTGGTCTGCAGTTCGCGCAGGAAGGTGCCCGGGTGCGGCGAGTTGACGATGGCCAGCCGGTGCGCCAGTGCGGGCCACTGGTTGGCCAGGTTCCAGGCCACGGCGCCGCCCCAGTCGTGGGCCACCAGGCATTCGAGCGGAGCCCCCTCGATCCGGATCAGTGCCGCGATGTCCTGCACCAGGTGCTTGGCGCGGTAGGCCGACACCTCGGCGGGCGCGCTCGAGCGCTCGTAGCCGCGCAGGTTGGGTGCGATGCAGCGGTAGCCGCCGTGTTCCGGCCGGGCGAAATGCAGCAGCAATTCGTCCCACACGAACGCAGCCTCGGGAAAACCATGCAGGAACATCAGCACGGGCTGCCCGCGCCGTCCGGCGGCACGGCAGCTGAGGGTGATGCCGTGCGGCAGGGCCTGCTGGAAGGTTTCAATCATTTGCTGCAAAAATGATAGCGGCTGATGTCCGTCCCACCTGGACATCGGGCCGATCTGGCTTGAAAACCGGGCGCGGGGCGGCGAAACTCAGGCGGCCGGGTCCGAATCCGGATGAGCCCACTGCCACAGCAGCAGCGCCGCTTCATCCACCCCTTTTTTCTTCAGGGCGGAGAACAGTTTGACCTCGCCGCCGCCGGCCTGCAGTCGCGCAATGGACAGCGCCTTGGCCGCCTCGGTCTTGTTGAGCTTGTCGGCCTTGGTCAGCAGCACCAGGAACTTCAGGCCTTCCTCCACGCGCGGGCGGATCACCTCCAGCAGGATCTCGTCCAGCTCGGTCAAGCCGTGGCGCGGGTCGCACAGCAGCACCACGCCGCGCAGGTTCTCGCGCGTCATCAGGTAGTTGGCCATCACCTGCTGCCAGCGCAGCTTGTCGCTCTTGGGCACGGCGGCGTAGCCATAGCCTGGCAGATCGGCCAGCACCGCGTCGGTCACGCCCTGCTTGCCCAGGGTGAACAGGTTGATGCTCTGCGTGCGCCCCGGCGTCTTGGAGGCGAAGGCCAGCCGCTTTTGCTGCGTCAGCGTGTTGATGCAGGTGGATTTGCCGGCGTTCGAGCGTCCCACGAAGGCGATTTCCGGTACCTCGAGCGGCGGCAGGTACTGCAACTGGGGCGCCGTGGTGAGGAACTTGGCGGTGTGCAACCAGCCCAATGCCACGGTGGTGGCGGGTTTGGCGCCGGCGGTATCGCCAGGGGTAGAGTTCATGAGCTGCTTTGGAATTGCGGGGAAACCCGGATCGGCATTGTAGAATCATGGGGTTTTGCGCAATAAATTCGATCCCCCCATGAAGTTGCTTGCCACCCTCACGACCGCTGCCCTGCTGGCAGTGACCGCCGTCTCCGGCTTCGCCGCCGACGAAAAAGCCGCCGAGGCCAAAGTGGAGCCGAAGAAAGCCGCCAAGCCCGACCTGGTCAAGGGCGAAGCCAGCTTCACGGCTGTCTGCGCGGCCTGCCATGGCGCCGACGGCAACTCCGGCACCCCGGCCAACCCCAAGCTGGCCCAGCAGCACCCGGAGTACCTGGTCAAGGAGCTGCAGGACTTCAAGTCGGGCAAGCGCAACAACGCCATCATGAAGGGCTTCGCCACGGCGCTGTCCGATGACGACATGAAGAACATCGCCTACTGGGTCACCGCCAAGAAGGCCAAGCCCGGCTTCGCCAAGGACAAGGAGCTCGTGGCCCTGGGCGAGCGCATCTACCGCGGCGGCATCGCCGACCGCCAGGTCGCCGCCTGCGCCGGCTGCCACAGCCCGAACGGTGCCGGCATCCCCTCGCAGTACCCGCGCCTGTCCGGCCAGCATGCCGACTATACCGCCGCGCAGCTGACCTCCTTCCGCGACGGCGGCCGCAAGAACAGCCCGCAGATGACCGATGTGGCGGCCAAGCTCAATGACCGTGAAATCAAGGCCGTGGCCGACTACATTGCCGGCCTGCGCTGAAAAGCGCGGCGCCAGGTTGAACTAACCGCCGACAACAAACCCTAACAAAGGCGGGCCGATCTTCGGATGGCCCGCCTTTTTTGTTTCATTTTCCCTCCTGCCCCCATGTCAGTTTCCACCCACGGACTCCGCGTCAGAGCCGGCTCGCAGGCCCTGCGCTCGGGCGTGGAACTGCTGTCCTCGATGCGGTTTGCGATTTCCCTGCTGACCGTCATCTGCATCGCCTCCATCATCGGCACCGTGCTCAAGCAGCACGAGCCGCTGGGCAACTACATCAACCAGTTCGGCCCGTTCTGGGCGGCGGTGTTCGAGGCCGTCAGCCTGCCGGCGGTCTACAGCGCCTGGTGGTTCCTGCTGATCCTGGCCTTCCTGGTCATCAGCACCTCGCTGTGCATCGCGCGCAACACGCCCAAGATCCTGGTCGACCTCAAGGCCTACAAGGAAAACCTGCGCGAGCAAAGCCTCAAGGCCTTCGGCCACCGGGCCGAGGCGGTGCTGCCCGATGGCCCCGAAGCCGCCGCGCACCGGCTCGGCAAGACCCTGGTCGGCGGCGGCTGGAAGGTGAAGCTGCAGCAGCGCGAGCATGGCTGGATGCTGGCCGCCAAGGCCGGCGCGGCCAACAAGCTCGGCTACATCGCGGCGCACAGCGCCATCGTGCTGGTCTGCCTGGGCGGCCTGCTCGACGGCGACCTGATCGTGCGCGCCCAGATGTGGTTCAACGGCAAGACGCCGTACACCGGCGGCGGCCTGATCTCCGAAGTCAAGCCCGAGCACCGCCTGAGCGAGCGTAACCCCACGTTCCGCGGCAACCTGCTGGTGGCTGAAGGGGCGCAGTCCTCCACCGCGATCCTGCCGCAGTCCGACGGGGTGATGCTGCAGGATTTGCCGTTCTCCATCGAGCTCAAGAAGTTCGTCGTGGACTACTACTCCACGGGCATGCCCAAGCTGTTCGCCAGCGACATCGTGATCCACGACAAGGCCACCGGCGAGCAGATTCCCGCGCGCGTGGAGGTCAACCACCCGGCCAGCTACCGGGGCGTGGAGATCTACCAGTCGAGCTTCGACGACGGCGGCTCCAGCGTCAAGCTCCGGGCGGTGCCGATGAACGGGCTGGTCCGGCCGTTCGAGATCGAGGGCGTCATCGGCAATTCGTCCCAACTCGCCAAGGGCCAGGGCGACGGGGCCGAGAAGCTCACGCTCGAGTA
The sequence above is a segment of the Variovorax terrae genome. Coding sequences within it:
- a CDS encoding lysophospholipid acyltransferase family protein, coding for MQFLFRLSARLPLSLLHALGAALGWLVYLGSPTYRRRFHENIVQAGVPFARARGAIAGAGRLASELPWIWLRPPAHKQALLRWEGAALLEAALAQGKGAILMTPHLGCFEVIPQAQMAHFGTQRGPMMALYRPAKRAWFDALLKQGRSACGLELAPASTGGVRMLLKALKQGRVIGMLPDQVPPEGLGVWAPFFGRPAYTMTLALRLAQQTGAPLLMTWGERLPGGRGYVIHVEPLALPLDQPGEVAAAALNAAMEQLILKRPDAYLWGYARYKQPREDA
- a CDS encoding lipid A biosynthesis acyltransferase, whose product is MLSHLGVLFMRLLSVLPLAWVRALGWLLGWALYLLAVPRRRVVQTNLALCFPAWTPQRRQALARQVFIHFAQAWLDRSWLWHGTPGAVRRRLHLTGALEALRGEAPTVIFAPHFVGLDAGWTALTQQLPRRYTTIYTDQANKVLDAWILAGRQRFGGARLFGRADGVKAIVAALREGEPLYLLPDMNFGPEESVFVPFYGVSAATVPSLSRFARLGRARVVPVVTRMTPTGYEVQVLAPWTDFPSDDPQADTALMNQRLQGYIDAMPAQYYWVHKRFKSRPPGEPPVY
- a CDS encoding alpha/beta fold hydrolase, with translation MIETFQQALPHGITLSCRAAGRRGQPVLMFLHGFPEAAFVWDELLLHFARPEHGGYRCIAPNLRGYERSSAPAEVSAYRAKHLVQDIAALIRIEGAPLECLVAHDWGGAVAWNLANQWPALAHRLAIVNSPHPGTFLRELQTSPKQRAASAYMNFLIRPDAEALLAEHDFRRLWEFFTNGGGAAWLTDDVKDQYRAVWGPRADSASGLTGGCNYYRASPLRPPRGDDPGAAAIALPREMLTVDLPTLVVWALDDIALPPELIDGLDDYIPRLTLRTVEHATHWIVHEQPQLVARLLGDFLLQNQ
- the yihA gene encoding ribosome biogenesis GTP-binding protein YihA/YsxC — its product is MNSTPGDTAGAKPATTVALGWLHTAKFLTTAPQLQYLPPLEVPEIAFVGRSNAGKSTCINTLTQQKRLAFASKTPGRTQSINLFTLGKQGVTDAVLADLPGYGYAAVPKSDKLRWQQVMANYLMTRENLRGVVLLCDPRHGLTELDEILLEVIRPRVEEGLKFLVLLTKADKLNKTEAAKALSIARLQAGGGEVKLFSALKKKGVDEAALLLWQWAHPDSDPAA
- a CDS encoding c-type cytochrome — protein: MKLLATLTTAALLAVTAVSGFAADEKAAEAKVEPKKAAKPDLVKGEASFTAVCAACHGADGNSGTPANPKLAQQHPEYLVKELQDFKSGKRNNAIMKGFATALSDDDMKNIAYWVTAKKAKPGFAKDKELVALGERIYRGGIADRQVAACAGCHSPNGAGIPSQYPRLSGQHADYTAAQLTSFRDGGRKNSPQMTDVAAKLNDREIKAVADYIAGLR
- a CDS encoding cytochrome c biogenesis protein ResB encodes the protein MSVSTHGLRVRAGSQALRSGVELLSSMRFAISLLTVICIASIIGTVLKQHEPLGNYINQFGPFWAAVFEAVSLPAVYSAWWFLLILAFLVISTSLCIARNTPKILVDLKAYKENLREQSLKAFGHRAEAVLPDGPEAAAHRLGKTLVGGGWKVKLQQREHGWMLAAKAGAANKLGYIAAHSAIVLVCLGGLLDGDLIVRAQMWFNGKTPYTGGGLISEVKPEHRLSERNPTFRGNLLVAEGAQSSTAILPQSDGVMLQDLPFSIELKKFVVDYYSTGMPKLFASDIVIHDKATGEQIPARVEVNHPASYRGVEIYQSSFDDGGSSVKLRAVPMNGLVRPFEIEGVIGNSSQLAKGQGDGAEKLTLEYTGLRVINVENFAGGGSGADVRKVDLRESIDARLGAANKTVTKKELRNVGPSINYKLRDSAGQAREFHNYMLPVDMGDGGPPVFLLGVRDTPAEPFRYLRIPADDQGGLDGFMRLRSALSDTALRELAVKRYAAKAVDAARPELGTQLAASASRALALFAGAEGPEAGKVAGLQAISDFMEANVPEAERARAGEVLVRILNGVLFELAQITREQAGLKPLEPSEKTQGFMTQAVLSLGDAQLYPAPMAFELQDFTQVQASVFQVARAPGKNVVYLGCALLILGIFAMLYVRERRIWIWLAPHGDGGASHATMAMSTNRKTMDGDREFEQLKTKLLQETA